One Cryptomeria japonica chromosome 9, Sugi_1.0, whole genome shotgun sequence genomic window carries:
- the LOC131049993 gene encoding nodulin-related protein 2, with the protein MDSQDRGFSQFLHTAASYIPDSSSPEKKTETETETATVTSASSLGHGRKPPSASEALSSAKIILDAAVSKLHKAESESGGDHQFDKAKVAAAASDVLAAAKHYGKLDENKHGKYMQKAEDYLNKYSEGNRTSSGGSAVHGSPPHSASHNSTPHTASHNSTPHTASHNSTPHSSSHSASENEEDNYGKYLKTAGDFLNKSTSHSSSHSASENEEDKYGKYLKTAGDLLNKF; encoded by the coding sequence ATGGATTCCCAAGATCGAGGGTTTTCACAATTCCTGCACACAGCGGCCTCATACATCCCCGATTCTTCTTCTCCGGAAAAGAAAACGGAAACGGAAACGGAAACGGCAACGGTGACGTCAGCATCGTCGTTAGGGCACGGCAGGAAACCCCCGTCGGCTTCAGAAGCTCTGTCCAGCGCCAAAATCATTCTTGACGCCGCCGTATCAAAGCTTCACAAAGCAGAGTCTGAGTCCGGCGGAGATCATCAGTTCGACAAAGCGAAGGTCGCCGCCGCCGCCTCCGATGTTTTGGCGGCCGCCAAGCATTACGGGAAGCTGGATGAGAATAAACACGGAAAATATATGCAGAAGGCGGAGGATTATTTGAACAAATACAGCGAGGGGAACCGTACCAGTAGCGGGGGCTCTGCTGTCCACGGTTCGCCGCCTCACTCAGCGTCACACAATTCGACGCCTCACACTGCATCGCACAATTCGACGCCTCACACTGCATCGCACAATTCGACGCCTCACAGTTCATCACATTCGGCCTCTGAGAATGAAGAGGACAACTATGGCAAGTACCTCAAGACAGCAGGGGATTTTCTGAACAAGTCGACGTCTCACAGTTCATCACATTCGGCCTCTGAGAATGAAGAGGACAAGTATGGCAAGTACTTAAAGACAGCAGGGGATCTTCTGAACAAGTTTTAG